Proteins found in one Halobaculum sp. MBLA0147 genomic segment:
- a CDS encoding VOC family protein: protein MTSDSPATDADEETGADDAAADQAGDIGDTDGAASGADDTGETEESSAERSSPALAHLALETADLDRATAFYTDRFGLVPVDRTARETTFDVGGTHLVLRRPDGVPRGGLHVHFAFETPPREEARWRAEFPDAETVTFGDTTSVYPFDPDGHCPEVGGFADTGQGLTGVFEVVLEVASRHDAEERYRELGFEPIDRSERRRRVRLRGPADADRPVDLELWEPQLGLADARGGVHVDVGLRVTDPAAAAERAFGDHPSVHPFERPDGSVELYDPDGHHLVLSPRDEA from the coding sequence GTGACCAGTGACAGTCCGGCGACAGACGCCGACGAGGAGACGGGCGCCGACGACGCGGCGGCAGATCAGGCGGGCGACATCGGCGACACCGACGGAGCGGCGAGTGGCGCAGACGACACTGGCGAGACGGAGGAGTCGAGCGCAGAGCGAAGCTCCCCGGCACTCGCGCACCTCGCCCTGGAGACGGCGGATCTCGACCGTGCGACCGCGTTCTACACCGACCGGTTCGGACTCGTGCCGGTCGACCGGACGGCCCGCGAGACGACGTTCGACGTTGGCGGGACGCACCTCGTCTTGCGGCGTCCGGACGGCGTCCCGCGTGGTGGGCTCCACGTCCACTTCGCGTTCGAGACGCCGCCACGCGAGGAGGCGCGGTGGCGCGCCGAGTTCCCCGACGCCGAGACGGTCACCTTCGGGGACACCACCTCCGTGTACCCGTTCGACCCGGACGGCCACTGTCCCGAGGTCGGCGGGTTCGCCGACACGGGCCAGGGGCTGACGGGCGTGTTCGAGGTCGTCTTGGAGGTCGCCTCGCGACACGACGCCGAGGAGCGGTACCGCGAGTTGGGGTTCGAGCCGATCGACCGCAGCGAGCGGCGGCGACGGGTTCGGCTCCGCGGCCCCGCAGACGCCGACCGCCCCGTCGACCTGGAGCTGTGGGAGCCACAACTCGGCTTGGCAGACGCCCGCGGCGGCGTCCACGTCGACGTCGGGCTCCGGGTCACCGATCCCGCCGCGGCCGCCGAGCGCGCGTTCGGCGACCACCCGTCCGTCCACCCGTTCGAGCGCCCGGACGGCTCCGTCGAGTTGTACGACCCCGACGGCCACCACCTCGTGTTGTCGCCACGCGACGAGGCGTGA
- the serA gene encoding phosphoglycerate dehydrogenase has product MQVLVTDPVDDAGLELLREAGHTVATDYDAEGDALLAAVEDVHAMIVRSGTEVSEAVFEAAEELVIVGRAGIGVDNIDVDAATRHGVIVANAPEGNVRAAAEHTVAMTFAAARSIPQAHARLREGDWAKSEYLGTELDGATLGIVGLGRVGQEVAKRLDALGMELVVHDPYINAERAAQFGAELVDDLETCLERADVATIHTPLLPETEGMIGAAELEALGDGFLVNCARGGIVDEPALARAVDEGPLRGAAVDVFADEPVAPDSPLLAVDEIVVTPHLGASTRAAQENVAVDTAEQVVAAFRDEPVENALNAPSLDEASFPAVRPYVDIADTAGRIAVQLLDDRIGEVEVHYQGEIADQDVELVTASALRGVFGSLEYEVNAVNAPRIAEDRGVEVTESKTRQAADFQSLVTVTVRDGDEELSVCGTLFADDDPRIVRIDGFRVDARPYGQALVARNRDEPGVIGFVGSVLGGADVNIAGMFNARQTRGGEALTVYNLDDPVPDDVLAELLADERMVEATQISLDREGGTGRS; this is encoded by the coding sequence ATGCAGGTACTCGTCACGGACCCGGTCGACGACGCCGGCCTCGAACTGTTGCGCGAGGCGGGGCACACGGTCGCGACCGACTACGACGCGGAGGGGGACGCGCTGCTGGCGGCGGTCGAAGACGTCCACGCGATGATCGTCCGCTCGGGGACGGAGGTGTCCGAGGCGGTGTTCGAGGCCGCCGAGGAGTTGGTGATCGTCGGGCGCGCCGGGATCGGCGTCGACAACATCGACGTGGACGCGGCGACGCGCCACGGCGTGATCGTCGCCAACGCACCCGAGGGGAACGTCCGCGCCGCAGCCGAACACACCGTCGCGATGACGTTCGCCGCCGCGCGGTCGATCCCGCAGGCACACGCTCGGCTCCGCGAGGGCGACTGGGCGAAGTCGGAGTACCTCGGGACGGAGTTGGACGGCGCGACGCTGGGGATCGTCGGGCTCGGTCGTGTCGGCCAGGAGGTCGCGAAGCGACTCGACGCACTCGGGATGGAGTTGGTCGTCCACGACCCGTACATCAACGCCGAGCGGGCGGCGCAGTTCGGCGCCGAGTTGGTCGACGACCTCGAGACCTGTCTCGAACGGGCCGACGTGGCGACGATCCACACCCCGCTGTTGCCGGAGACGGAGGGGATGATCGGCGCGGCGGAACTCGAGGCGCTGGGCGACGGGTTCCTCGTCAACTGCGCCCGCGGCGGGATCGTCGACGAGCCGGCGCTCGCACGAGCGGTCGACGAGGGGCCGCTGCGCGGGGCCGCCGTCGACGTGTTCGCCGACGAGCCGGTCGCGCCGGACTCCCCGCTGTTGGCCGTCGACGAGATCGTCGTCACGCCACACCTGGGAGCGAGCACCCGCGCCGCTCAGGAGAACGTCGCCGTCGACACCGCCGAGCAGGTGGTGGCGGCGTTCCGCGACGAGCCAGTGGAGAACGCCCTGAACGCCCCGTCGCTCGACGAGGCGTCGTTCCCGGCGGTGCGGCCGTACGTCGACATCGCCGACACCGCCGGACGGATCGCGGTGCAGTTGCTCGACGACCGGATCGGCGAGGTGGAGGTCCACTACCAGGGCGAGATCGCCGACCAGGACGTGGAACTCGTCACCGCCTCCGCGCTGCGTGGGGTGTTCGGCTCGCTGGAGTACGAGGTCAACGCCGTGAACGCCCCGCGGATCGCCGAGGACCGCGGCGTCGAGGTGACGGAGAGCAAGACGCGGCAGGCCGCGGACTTCCAGAGTCTCGTCACCGTGACGGTGCGGGACGGCGACGAGGAGTTGAGCGTCTGCGGGACGCTGTTCGCCGACGACGACCCACGGATCGTCCGGATCGACGGGTTCCGCGTCGACGCGCGGCCGTACGGCCAGGCGCTGGTGGCCCGCAACCGCGACGAGCCGGGCGTGATCGGCTTCGTCGGGAGCGTGCTCGGGGGGGCGGACGTGAACATCGCCGGGATGTTCAACGCCCGCCAGACCCGTGGCGGCGAGGCACTGACCGTCTACAACCTCGACGATCCGGTCCCCGACGACGTTCTCGCGGAGCTGCTCGCCGACGAGCGGATGGTCGAGGCGACCCAGATCAGTCTCGACCGCGAGGGCGGCACGGGCCGATCCTGA
- a CDS encoding DUF373 family protein: MYLVLPVDLDDDLGRKTGMETPVVGRAAVEEAAVRLATADPEDSDVNVLFQAVKAYDELRESVDEEVEVAVVTGVDGSDVAANRRVGEEVDTVLASLTTGEDVRSVVVTDGAQDESVFPVIRSRVPIDGTRRVVVRQAQDLESIYYTMKQVLDDPETRGTILVPLGIVLLIYPAAVGASLLNVPGAALLGVLSGLTGLYSLFHGLGLEETVDAAADRLRQGLYAGRVTIVTYAVAVALILVGVVQGVEQVRSVRAALATPTATEAVATFLYTGVRWFAVAGVTTSLGQVTDEYLAGRFRWQYVNAPFYVVAIAIVVHGLSGYFVPGVAGLVPLPVQRLAVTLAAGTILGVLSTLTFAVAESRYGVDPDPT, encoded by the coding sequence ATGTACCTGGTCCTCCCGGTCGACCTCGACGACGACCTCGGCCGCAAGACGGGGATGGAGACGCCCGTCGTCGGCCGCGCGGCCGTCGAGGAGGCGGCGGTCCGTCTCGCGACGGCGGACCCGGAGGACTCCGACGTGAACGTGTTGTTCCAGGCGGTCAAGGCGTACGACGAGTTACGCGAGAGCGTCGACGAGGAGGTGGAGGTGGCGGTCGTCACGGGCGTCGACGGCTCGGACGTGGCGGCCAACCGCCGCGTCGGCGAGGAGGTCGACACCGTCCTGGCGTCGCTGACGACCGGCGAGGACGTCCGCTCCGTCGTCGTCACCGACGGCGCCCAAGACGAGTCCGTCTTCCCGGTGATCCGGTCACGGGTCCCCATCGACGGCACGCGCCGTGTCGTCGTCCGGCAGGCACAGGACCTGGAGTCGATCTACTACACGATGAAGCAGGTGCTGGACGACCCGGAGACCCGGGGGACGATCCTCGTCCCGCTGGGGATCGTCCTGTTGATCTACCCGGCCGCCGTCGGCGCCTCGCTGTTGAACGTCCCCGGCGCGGCGCTGCTCGGCGTGCTCTCCGGGCTGACGGGGCTGTACTCGCTGTTCCACGGCCTCGGGTTAGAGGAGACGGTCGACGCCGCGGCCGACCGCCTCCGGCAGGGGCTGTACGCCGGGCGCGTGACCATCGTCACCTACGCCGTCGCCGTGGCGCTGATCCTCGTCGGGGTCGTCCAGGGTGTCGAACAGGTTCGCAGCGTCCGGGCGGCCCTCGCGACCCCGACGGCGACGGAAGCCGTCGCGACGTTCCTCTACACCGGCGTCCGCTGGTTCGCGGTGGCGGGCGTCACCACGTCGCTGGGGCAGGTGACCGACGAGTACCTCGCCGGGCGGTTCCGGTGGCAGTACGTCAACGCGCCGTTCTACGTGGTCGCCATCGCTATCGTCGTCCACGGGCTGTCGGGCTACTTCGTCCCCGGCGTCGCCGGGCTCGTCCCGCTCCCGGTCCAGCGACTCGCGGTGACGCTGGCGGCGGGAACGATCCTCGGCGTCCTCTCGACGCTCACCTTCGCCGTCGCCGAGTCGCGGTACGGCGTCGATCCCGACCCGACGTGA
- a CDS encoding sugar-specific transcriptional regulator TrmB has translation MTQPADGPPPFDAAFDGEDAERRVYGTILRTRTPTTATTVADDAACDPKTARKYLDWFVDLGVATRHEGRPTTYERNDDYFAWRRVDELATDHSVAELRERVVALSDRIETFRERYEADAPSEVDAVRASETVASPDDADPLATVYDDLTAWRTAVEERDLYERARRQASRSHGEATGD, from the coding sequence GTGACACAGCCAGCGGACGGGCCACCGCCGTTCGACGCTGCGTTCGACGGCGAGGACGCGGAACGGCGGGTGTACGGGACGATCCTGCGGACCAGGACGCCGACGACGGCGACGACGGTCGCGGACGACGCGGCGTGTGACCCGAAGACGGCTCGGAAGTACCTCGACTGGTTCGTCGACCTCGGCGTCGCCACGCGCCACGAGGGGCGGCCGACGACGTACGAGCGCAACGACGACTACTTCGCGTGGCGACGAGTCGACGAACTCGCGACCGACCACTCCGTCGCGGAGTTGCGCGAACGCGTCGTCGCTCTCAGCGACCGGATCGAGACGTTCCGCGAGCGGTACGAGGCGGACGCGCCGAGCGAGGTCGACGCCGTCCGCGCCAGCGAGACGGTCGCGTCGCCAGACGACGCCGACCCGCTGGCGACGGTGTACGACGACCTCACGGCGTGGCGAACCGCCGTTGAGGAGCGCGACCTGTACGAGCGCGCTCGTCGACAGGCGAGTCGGTCACACGGGGAGGCGACGGGCGACTGA
- a CDS encoding dihydrodipicolinate synthase family protein yields the protein MHGIGPPLVTPFDESGDVDETKLREVVRWVEDHGVDFLVPCGSNGEAELLTADERTRVIEVVVEETDLPVLAGTGHPGRRETLAATTRAAEAGADAALVVTPFYYEHDQAALREYYRSVADESPLPVYLYSVPKYTGVRLTPETVGDLATHPNVAGMKDSSGDLGAFTRTRRRTADADFQLLVGSGSVLGPALDAGADGGVLALANVAPAAAAEVYETVADDPTAARERAADLVELNHAVTAAYGVAGLKYAMRQRGVSAGHVRSPHRPLTDGDAQARLEWLIEPF from the coding sequence GTGCACGGGATCGGACCGCCGCTGGTGACACCGTTCGACGAGTCGGGCGACGTAGACGAGACGAAGCTCCGGGAGGTGGTGCGGTGGGTCGAGGACCACGGCGTGGACTTCCTCGTCCCGTGTGGCTCGAACGGGGAGGCGGAACTGCTGACCGCCGACGAACGGACGCGGGTGATCGAGGTCGTCGTCGAGGAGACCGACCTGCCCGTGTTGGCCGGCACCGGCCACCCGGGGCGACGCGAGACGCTGGCGGCGACGACACGCGCCGCCGAGGCGGGTGCCGACGCCGCACTGGTGGTGACGCCGTTCTACTACGAGCACGACCAGGCCGCGTTGCGCGAGTACTACCGGTCGGTAGCGGACGAGAGTCCGCTGCCAGTGTACCTCTACTCCGTCCCGAAGTACACCGGCGTCCGATTGACCCCGGAGACGGTCGGTGACCTCGCGACACACCCGAACGTCGCCGGGATGAAAGACTCCAGCGGCGACCTCGGCGCGTTCACGCGGACGCGGCGTCGGACCGCAGACGCCGACTTCCAGTTGCTCGTCGGCAGCGGGAGCGTGCTCGGGCCGGCACTGGACGCCGGTGCCGACGGCGGCGTGCTCGCGCTGGCGAACGTCGCGCCGGCCGCCGCCGCGGAGGTGTACGAGACGGTCGCCGACGACCCGACGGCCGCCCGCGAGCGAGCCGCCGACCTCGTGGAGTTGAACCACGCCGTGACCGCCGCGTACGGCGTCGCCGGGCTGAAGTACGCGATGCGCCAGCGAGGTGTGTCCGCCGGACACGTCCGGTCGCCACACCGCCCGCTGACCGACGGCGACGCGCAGGCGCGGCTGGAGTGGCTGATCGAGCCATTCTGA
- a CDS encoding ROK family protein has protein sequence MASYVGVDLGATNVRAVVGDETGEIVGIARDATPTGPTGIAVTEAVLDVTRRACADAGVAPEEVVAAGVGSVGPLDLAAGAVEDPANLPDRIDRVPLTGPLSELLDTDRVSLHNDTNAGVIGERFYSDRNPDDMVYLTISTGIGAGVCVDGNVLTGWDGNAGEVGHVVVDHEGAMTCGCGREGHWEAYCSGQNVPRYARHLHETEDVPTDMPVDDESFGAPEVFAAAGTDPLATLTVERVQRWNVIGVADLVHAYAPLVVFVGGAVALENPETVLEPIRERLPERVMTNVPDVTLTTLGDDVVVKGALAAALTDGTGDRSRLSA, from the coding sequence ATGGCCTCGTACGTGGGGGTCGATCTCGGGGCGACGAACGTCCGGGCAGTCGTCGGCGACGAGACCGGCGAGATCGTCGGGATCGCGCGCGACGCGACGCCGACCGGACCGACGGGGATCGCAGTGACGGAGGCAGTGTTGGACGTGACCCGGCGCGCCTGTGCCGACGCCGGCGTCGCGCCCGAGGAGGTCGTCGCCGCGGGCGTCGGCTCCGTCGGGCCGCTGGACCTGGCGGCGGGTGCGGTCGAGGACCCCGCGAACCTGCCGGACCGGATCGACCGCGTCCCGTTGACCGGGCCGCTCTCGGAGTTGCTCGACACTGACCGGGTGTCGTTGCACAACGACACGAACGCGGGTGTGATCGGCGAACGCTTCTACAGCGACCGCAACCCCGACGACATGGTGTACCTCACGATCTCGACCGGGATCGGTGCCGGCGTCTGTGTCGACGGCAACGTCCTCACCGGCTGGGACGGCAACGCCGGGGAGGTGGGTCACGTCGTCGTCGATCACGAGGGGGCGATGACGTGTGGCTGTGGCCGCGAGGGCCACTGGGAGGCGTACTGTTCGGGCCAGAACGTCCCGCGGTACGCACGCCACCTCCACGAGACGGAGGACGTGCCGACGGACATGCCGGTCGACGACGAGTCGTTCGGCGCGCCGGAGGTGTTCGCGGCCGCCGGGACGGACCCGCTGGCGACGCTGACGGTCGAGCGGGTCCAACGCTGGAACGTGATCGGCGTGGCGGATCTCGTCCACGCGTACGCGCCGCTGGTCGTCTTCGTTGGCGGCGCGGTGGCGCTAGAGAACCCCGAGACGGTGTTGGAGCCGATCCGCGAGCGGCTCCCCGAGCGCGTGATGACGAACGTTCCCGACGTGACACTCACGACGCTGGGCGACGACGTGGTCGTGAAGGGCGCACTCGCCGCCGCGCTCACCGACGGCACCGGCGACCGCTCGCGGCTCTCCGCGTGA
- a CDS encoding HAD family hydrolase — translation MTLIAFDFDGTLSDSEMTVSLGERAGVADEMRSITERAMADEIDYAESLRERAGLLAGLPDDEAAAAFDGVRLRPDAGALLRRLDAAGHHVAILTGGFERGVARALAHADASEAVDTVVANALPVADGALTGEVTGPLIEGTKDDALAVLAAAVDEAVATAVAVGDGANDLPMLAAAGLAVGYEPKAAVEPTCDETVASMTELATLFEREGLLD, via the coding sequence GTGACACTGATCGCGTTCGACTTCGACGGGACGCTGTCGGACTCGGAGATGACCGTCTCGCTCGGCGAGCGGGCGGGCGTCGCCGACGAGATGCGGTCGATCACCGAGCGAGCGATGGCCGACGAGATCGACTACGCGGAGAGTCTCCGAGAGCGCGCGGGACTGCTCGCGGGGCTGCCCGACGACGAGGCGGCCGCGGCGTTCGACGGCGTGCGCCTACGCCCCGACGCCGGCGCGCTCCTCCGGCGACTCGACGCCGCGGGTCACCACGTGGCGATCCTCACGGGCGGGTTCGAGCGGGGCGTCGCCCGCGCGCTGGCTCACGCCGACGCCAGCGAGGCGGTCGACACCGTCGTCGCGAACGCACTCCCGGTCGCGGACGGCGCGCTCACCGGCGAGGTGACGGGGCCGCTGATCGAGGGGACGAAAGACGACGCGCTGGCGGTGTTGGCGGCGGCGGTCGACGAGGCGGTGGCGACGGCCGTCGCGGTCGGCGACGGGGCGAACGATCTCCCGATGCTCGCGGCCGCGGGGCTCGCGGTCGGGTACGAGCCGAAGGCCGCCGTCGAACCGACGTGTGACGAGACCGTCGCGTCGATGACAGAACTGGCGACGCTGTTCGAACGCGAGGGACTACTGGACTGA
- a CDS encoding DUF373 family protein codes for MTTLVLCVDRADDIGRKSGVRTPVVGWDAVRSLVTEVGLADPEDAIVNSILESLRVARDLEDGGEETVVAVVSGTGESGVGRDRALAGGLDSVLDRYDVDGAVVVVDSAADERAVPIVESRLPVDSVDRVVVRQARDIESTYYLLKQFTGDEELRETVLVPLGIGLILLPVLLVQFSPAIAVAGLTSLLGAALLYYGLGVDEFVETAPERAREALYSGQVSVVTYVVAAGLAVVGASLGAFETTGSGTGDLLVATMQFVYTAVPWLAAAALTASLGRLLDELIRDEAVRSPYLNLPFGVAALGLVVRGFAGWFLERRAGRAHLTILDVTMSATQRLALFIVAGIVLALVGFRVTTRVSEETIDEALDDVIEVEAGERPDGGEPDDRGDHE; via the coding sequence GTGACGACGTTGGTCCTGTGTGTGGACCGCGCCGACGACATCGGTCGCAAGTCGGGGGTCCGGACGCCGGTGGTCGGCTGGGACGCCGTCCGCTCGCTCGTGACGGAGGTCGGGTTGGCCGACCCCGAAGACGCGATCGTCAACTCCATCCTCGAGTCGCTGCGGGTCGCCCGCGACCTCGAAGACGGCGGCGAGGAGACGGTCGTCGCGGTCGTCTCGGGCACCGGCGAGTCCGGCGTGGGCCGCGACCGCGCGCTGGCGGGCGGCCTCGACTCCGTGCTCGACCGCTACGACGTGGACGGCGCGGTCGTCGTCGTCGACTCGGCGGCCGACGAGCGCGCGGTGCCCATCGTCGAGTCGCGGCTCCCCGTCGACTCCGTCGACCGCGTCGTCGTCCGGCAGGCGCGCGACATCGAGTCCACCTACTACCTCCTCAAGCAGTTCACCGGCGACGAGGAACTCCGCGAGACGGTGTTGGTGCCGCTCGGGATCGGCCTGATCCTCCTCCCCGTCCTGCTGGTGCAGTTCTCGCCCGCCATCGCGGTCGCGGGACTCACCTCGCTGTTGGGCGCGGCGCTGTTGTACTACGGACTCGGTGTCGACGAGTTCGTCGAGACCGCGCCGGAACGCGCCCGCGAGGCGCTGTACTCCGGGCAGGTGTCGGTGGTCACCTACGTCGTCGCGGCCGGGCTGGCGGTCGTCGGCGCGTCGCTGGGGGCCTTCGAGACGACCGGCAGCGGGACGGGGGACCTGCTGGTCGCGACGATGCAGTTCGTCTACACCGCGGTGCCGTGGCTGGCGGCCGCGGCGTTGACCGCCTCGCTGGGCCGGCTGCTCGACGAGCTGATCCGCGACGAGGCGGTGCGGTCGCCGTACCTCAACCTCCCGTTCGGCGTCGCCGCGCTCGGGCTCGTCGTCCGCGGGTTCGCCGGCTGGTTCCTCGAACGCCGCGCCGGCCGTGCGCACCTGACGATCCTCGACGTGACGATGTCTGCGACCCAACGGCTCGCGCTGTTCATCGTCGCCGGGATCGTCCTGGCACTGGTGGGATTCCGAGTCACCACCCGCGTCTCCGAGGAGACGATCGACGAGGCGCTGGACGACGTGATCGAGGTCGAAGCCGGGGAGCGCCCGGACGGCGGGGAGCCGGACGACCGCGGCGACCACGAGTGA